The Thunnus thynnus chromosome 2, fThuThy2.1, whole genome shotgun sequence genome includes a region encoding these proteins:
- the elovl7a gene encoding elongation of very long chain fatty acids protein 7a: MSDELALQQRVSRAGGAPVQERQVSRPGVWIQFAEPRGFSSGVGCSSTKGELQASCLKMELDNIKSSAALIYDEFFQNADSRTGNWFLMSSPVPQTIIILAYIYFVTSLGPRIMENRKAFDLKGILIVYNFSVVALSLYMCYEFVMSGWGTGYSFRCDLVDYSDSPQAMRMAAVCWLYYFSKFIEMLDTIFFVLRKKNSQVTFLHVYHHSIMPFTWWFGVRFAPGGLGTFHALLNCVVHVIMYSYYGLTAMGPSYQKYLWWKKYLTTIQLIQFVMVTSHISQYFFMKDCPYQFPIFIYIIGLYGLIFLFLFLNFWYHAYTKGKRLPKVLQAQTWAHHTNGVMNGNASHEKDE; encoded by the exons ATGAGCGATGAGCTCGCGCTTCAGCAGCGCGTGAGTAGAGCAGGAGGTGCACCTGTACAGGAGCGGCAGGTGAGCAGGCCGGGAGTTTGGATACAATTTGCAGAGCCACGAGGATTTTCATCGGGTGTCGGTTGTAGCAGCACTAAAG gTGAATTGCAAGCATCTTGTCTGAAAATGGAATTGGATAATATAAAGTCCTCGGCAGCACTCATTTATGACGAGTTCTTCCAAAATGCAG ACTCGCGGACGGGGAACTGGTTTCTCATGTCCTCTCCTGTCCCCCAAACGATCATCATCCTGGCGTACATCTACTTTGTCACGTCACTGGGGCCTCGGATAATGGAGAACCGCAAAGCCTTTGACCTCAAAGGAATTCTTATAGTCTACAACTTCAGCGTGGTGGCCCTCTCACTCTACATGTGCTACGAG TTTGTGATGTCGGGATGGGGAACGGGATACTCGTTTCGCTGTGACCTGGTGGACTACTCAGATTCGCCACAGGCCATGAGG ATGGCAGCAGTATGCTGGCTTTACTACTTCTCAAAGTTCATTGAGATGTTGGACACA attttctttgtcttgaggaaGAAGAACAGCCAGGTGACATTTCTTCATGTCTACCATCACTCGATCATGCCCTTCACCTGGTGGTTTGGTGTTCGTTTTGCTCCAG GTGGTCTGGGGACATTCCACGCCCTGCTTAACTGTGTCGTCCATGTCATCATGTACTCGTACTATGGCCTGACTGCCATGGGCCCCAGCTACCAGAAGTAcctgtggtggaagaaatacCTCACTACTATTCAGCTG ATCCAGTTTGTTATGGTGACCAGCCACATCTCCCAGTATTTCTTCATGAAGGACTGCCCCTACCAGTTCCCCATCTTCATCTACATCATCGGCCTGTACGGCCTGATTTTCCTGTTCCTCTTCCTCAACTTTTGGTACCACGCCTACACCAAAGGCAAGAGGCTGCCTAAAGTACTGCAGGCTCAGACATGGGCACACCACACCAACGGCGTCATGAACGGAAACGCCAGTCATGAAAAAGACGAGTGA